A stretch of Deferribacter autotrophicus DNA encodes these proteins:
- a CDS encoding single-stranded DNA-binding protein: MYFNKVVLLGNMTRNPEVRYIPGSGTPVATFGLAVNRKYKKDDESMTETCFVDVVAYSKLAEFIGEYTAKGMAILVEGRLSYRTWEQDGQKRSKHEIVAENIQLVWRKDKTTEESDLVEENDSDEFFDEDDIPF, translated from the coding sequence ATGTATTTCAATAAGGTAGTTCTTTTAGGAAATATGACAAGAAACCCAGAAGTCAGATATATACCAGGGAGTGGAACTCCCGTAGCAACTTTTGGGTTAGCGGTTAACAGAAAGTATAAGAAAGATGATGAAAGTATGACAGAAACCTGTTTTGTAGATGTAGTTGCCTACTCAAAATTAGCCGAGTTTATAGGAGAATATACGGCTAAGGGCATGGCAATATTGGTAGAAGGGCGTCTATCATATCGAACTTGGGAACAAGACGGTCAAAAACGTAGCAAACACGAAATTGTTGCTGAGAATATTCAACTTGTTTGGAGGAAAGATAAAACAACGGAAGAATCAGATCTTGTAGAAGAAAATGACTCTGATGAATTTTTTGATGAAGATGATATACCCTTTTAA
- the bet gene encoding phage recombination protein Bet, with translation MSNVVKLEKSFNEKELEVIKKQFFPSNTSKEEMEYCLAVAKTFGLNPITKEIHFVPRKQQVNGKWIEKVEPLVGRDGFLSIAHKSGQLAGMKTESYIKEVPTLENSKWVIKPDLVARCEVYRKDSDKPFVVEVRYSEYVQYTKDGKPTRFWQKMPDTMLKKVAESQALRKAFNISGIYAAEEVGIGTYSENGDLIIDTEVEITQEDKPTELSKGYIDPDEIIEAFKALGFDAAFGKNRDRIYVRGNFYNKPAAKKLLEMYNFTKTKEKNVYCLRIA, from the coding sequence ATGAGTAACGTAGTTAAACTTGAAAAATCTTTTAATGAAAAAGAGCTTGAGGTAATCAAAAAACAATTTTTTCCATCAAATACAAGCAAAGAAGAAATGGAATATTGCCTTGCAGTCGCAAAAACATTTGGTCTCAATCCAATTACAAAAGAAATTCACTTCGTACCTCGAAAACAACAGGTAAACGGAAAATGGATAGAAAAAGTTGAACCGCTGGTTGGCAGAGACGGCTTTTTATCAATAGCGCACAAAAGCGGCCAACTTGCAGGAATGAAAACTGAAAGTTATATCAAAGAAGTTCCCACTCTTGAAAATAGTAAATGGGTGATTAAACCTGACCTGGTGGCAAGATGTGAAGTATATCGTAAAGATAGTGATAAACCTTTTGTAGTTGAAGTTAGATATTCCGAATATGTTCAATATACTAAGGACGGTAAACCAACACGCTTTTGGCAGAAAATGCCTGATACTATGCTTAAAAAAGTTGCTGAATCACAGGCACTCAGAAAAGCTTTCAATATATCGGGCATTTATGCTGCCGAAGAAGTTGGTATAGGCACTTATTCGGAAAATGGTGATCTTATAATTGATACTGAAGTTGAAATAACTCAAGAGGATAAGCCTACTGAGTTATCTAAAGGTTATATTGACCCTGATGAAATTATAGAAGCTTTTAAAGCTTTAGGTTTTGACGCTGCGTTTGGAAAAAATAGAGATAGAATATATGTGCGGGGTAATTTCTACAACAAACCCGCAGCAAAAAAATTACTCGAAATGTATAATTTTACAAAAACAAAAGAAAAAAATGTTTACTGCTTAAGAATTGCTTAA
- a CDS encoding Dna2/Cas4 domain-containing protein gives MIHEIIKKYLPKIIKEKSEIELGNRKEYIGASDIAQCSRKVVLSKLNPVEHDVETLIRLQRGHLTENLLKMIFDKTPYKYTTQMELTHPDLPYLKAHLDFVFYTKDMSKIGVLELKTVSSMPDEPHESWIQQLHFQLGLMILKYPDAEIKGSVLVININTGEMKEFNNYEPNNVIFNALLEKAKKIKMALDGQIEPKTEQGFLCSSCPYKTDCPALIKGEKVEFPDDMKQRVKKLKELVKIEKETKSLKNEIKLYMESIGIKTGIADDIIVQYQSRKGRKTLDEKALKEAYPEIDITPFYKEGDPYSFITLK, from the coding sequence ATGATTCACGAAATAATAAAAAAATACTTACCTAAAATTATTAAAGAAAAATCAGAAATAGAATTAGGCAACCGTAAAGAATATATAGGAGCAAGTGATATTGCTCAGTGTTCAAGAAAGGTTGTTCTAAGTAAACTAAATCCTGTTGAACACGATGTTGAGACTTTAATACGTTTACAGCGTGGCCATTTAACGGAAAATCTGTTAAAAATGATATTTGATAAAACTCCTTATAAATATACAACTCAAATGGAATTAACACATCCGGATTTGCCATATCTTAAAGCACATTTAGATTTTGTGTTTTATACCAAAGATATGAGCAAAATCGGTGTATTGGAATTAAAAACTGTTTCAAGTATGCCAGATGAACCTCATGAGAGCTGGATTCAACAGCTTCATTTTCAATTAGGATTAATGATATTGAAATATCCTGATGCGGAAATAAAAGGTTCAGTTCTGGTTATCAATATCAATACAGGCGAAATGAAGGAATTTAACAATTATGAACCTAATAATGTAATTTTTAATGCCTTATTAGAAAAGGCAAAAAAGATAAAAATGGCATTGGACGGACAAATAGAACCTAAGACTGAACAAGGTTTTTTATGTTCCAGTTGTCCATATAAAACTGATTGTCCCGCTTTAATTAAGGGAGAAAAAGTTGAGTTTCCTGACGATATGAAACAAAGAGTAAAAAAACTAAAAGAATTGGTTAAAATCGAAAAAGAAACTAAGTCATTAAAAAATGAAATTAAGCTGTATATGGAATCAATAGGTATCAAAACGGGAATTGCCGATGATATCATAGTTCAGTATCAATCAAGAAAAGGACGTAAAACTCTTGATGAAAAAGCTTTAAAAGAAGCTTATCCGGAAATAGATATAACGCCTTTCTATAAAGAAGGCGATCCTTATAGTTTCATAACATTGAAGTAA
- a CDS encoding JAB domain-containing protein, with protein MILKEYKSKKIKNPKDVAKILQAILCSEHKIDQDKEHLWCIGLNTRNIIKYIELVSLGTLDETLIEPREVFRLAIFKGVKNIIVAHNHPSGNLRFSNADIQATERLKKCGEILGIGVLDHILITVDDYISMKQEGLM; from the coding sequence ATGATTTTGAAAGAATATAAAAGTAAAAAGATAAAAAACCCTAAAGATGTAGCTAAGATTTTACAAGCAATTTTATGTTCAGAACATAAAATTGATCAAGACAAAGAGCATCTCTGGTGCATAGGATTGAACACCAGAAATATCATTAAATATATTGAGTTAGTTTCTTTAGGAACTTTAGACGAAACGTTAATAGAACCAAGAGAGGTCTTTCGATTAGCAATTTTCAAAGGGGTGAAGAATATAATAGTTGCACATAATCATCCCTCTGGAAATTTGAGATTCAGTAATGCAGACATACAAGCTACTGAAAGGCTTAAAAAATGTGGAGAAATATTGGGAATAGGAGTCTTAGACCATATTCTTATAACTGTAGATGATTACATATCAATGAAACAAGAAGGTTTAATGTGA
- a CDS encoding DUF6094 domain-containing protein — translation MARLESQKKMGYYPTPKEVVEQIRELLSFSAGARCLDTCCGTGEALATLTKNAPVRTYGVELDKERAITARQKLYKVLNCDALYETRITNNAFDLLFLNPPYDWDVKENETENSEKTEKKFLQFHLRYLNTKGVIIYVIPFLSLKYTYRFFLRMKNLRVLAFPEELYKQFKQIVIIGKSTPFADKELINNNRNMLKNIINMVDSERAYETLWTTESILTSDYRPLYEVEANTVELKTFSSTRIDPEDAIEQLKNSVVYTEFNKLTKIQKVEEIRPLAMLRNGHLAMLLASGIMNGRLKNNKYDLIVKGSIKSYMEKTDSDYDEEKASLVEKSVKKYQIVVRSLDLKKLRFIEIK, via the coding sequence ATGGCAAGGTTAGAAAGTCAAAAGAAAATGGGATATTATCCTACTCCAAAGGAAGTAGTTGAACAAATTAGAGAACTATTATCTTTTTCAGCAGGTGCAAGATGTTTAGATACCTGTTGCGGAACAGGTGAAGCTCTCGCTACACTAACCAAAAATGCACCTGTCAGAACCTATGGTGTGGAGTTAGATAAAGAAAGAGCAATAACAGCAAGGCAAAAGCTATATAAAGTATTAAACTGTGATGCTTTATATGAAACACGCATCACAAATAATGCTTTTGACTTGCTATTTTTAAACCCACCATATGATTGGGATGTAAAAGAAAATGAAACTGAGAATAGTGAAAAAACGGAGAAAAAATTTTTACAATTTCATCTCCGTTATCTAAACACGAAGGGTGTAATAATTTATGTAATTCCATTTTTATCTCTAAAATACACTTATCGATTTTTCCTTAGAATGAAAAATTTACGGGTGTTGGCTTTTCCAGAGGAACTCTATAAACAGTTTAAGCAAATAGTAATTATAGGAAAATCAACACCGTTTGCTGATAAAGAACTAATAAACAATAATCGAAATATGCTAAAAAATATAATAAATATGGTTGACTCAGAGAGGGCTTATGAAACTCTCTGGACAACCGAAAGTATATTAACAAGTGATTATCGTCCTCTTTATGAGGTTGAAGCGAATACGGTTGAGTTAAAAACGTTCAGCTCAACTCGTATTGACCCAGAAGATGCAATAGAACAGTTAAAAAATTCGGTAGTTTATACCGAATTCAATAAATTAACGAAAATTCAAAAAGTAGAGGAAATCCGTCCGCTTGCAATGTTGAGAAATGGGCATTTAGCAATGCTTTTAGCAAGCGGTATAATGAATGGTAGATTAAAAAATAATAAATACGACTTGATAGTTAAAGGAAGTATCAAGTCATATATGGAAAAAACAGACTCCGACTATGACGAAGAAAAAGCAAGTTTAGTAGAGAAATCTGTCAAGAAATACCAGATAGTAGTCAGAAGTTTAGATTTAAAAAAATTACGATTTATCGAAATTAAATGA
- a CDS encoding DEAD/DEAH box helicase, producing the protein MKKFLQKYETYFFFYNVKLDWYWFPLEYVGKRDGIVFGFVVGDFPEFGDFSLHEIFSIGGTVGGAFEKARKLDELVEIVEKGGILEADADIYLDEFIKVTRSKASLQEYLETLPNSKVTFNEIEKDEENKKELSLKDFLNEFGDTLKEKVLKKLNPIYNPAQIGEWEKKENHKLNKLLRKPFNAQRHAILALAKGFYKENKKSLILTAEMGTGKTIMGMSVAYLNPKKNKRTLVVCPPHLAEKWVREIKETIPNAKVKVLRSISDIDKSKPQGIEYWVLKNTTAKLHYSVKYVKRLNDNDTLNKCPDCGVELSIDNVIGNTMPKCAVCKTPLYYADKDRFRRYGLAEYIKRKKIRIDFLILDEVHELKGGDTAVGQAMANLVSVADKTLAMTGTLMGGYAKNLFYILFRMFTKRFIEKGYTHSSVTSFERNYGVIEETRVYVKDSGRSSSIGARLKSVKVHSKPGMSPGLLPEFILDSTYFMKLSDVSDQLPEYSEYLIGVEMDELQYDIYKHFENSLVDEVKRLLVVGSTRLLGAMVNSLYALPDGARRGEIAIDPATKEEIAVAPPIDLYMLPKEKKLIELIMKEKQKNRKCAIFLEHTGTRDLIPDLVERLENNGIKTLVLRSGSPATDKREAWIKRKLKENPDTDVLICNPNLVKTGLDLLDFPTIIFFQTGYNIYTLRQASRRSWRIGQKQPVRVYYMYYNDTMQERAMKLIATKMETSLAVEGDLSENGLTSLSEGESMTIQMAKALVDGDKDNKKLEDIFSSYREKDMTTDLELDETYEIVNLTEIERKEIKTSKGKTRTIETGIETVIEKAWENAKKKEVGNYTLEYVTIDDLLKALEIEEVA; encoded by the coding sequence ATGAAAAAATTTCTACAAAAGTATGAGACATATTTCTTTTTTTACAATGTCAAATTAGATTGGTATTGGTTTCCTCTCGAATATGTAGGCAAAAGAGATGGTATAGTATTTGGATTTGTAGTAGGGGATTTCCCAGAATTTGGGGATTTTTCCTTGCACGAAATATTTAGCATAGGCGGAACAGTCGGAGGAGCATTTGAAAAAGCAAGAAAATTGGACGAATTAGTAGAAATAGTCGAAAAAGGCGGTATTTTAGAAGCAGACGCAGACATATATCTTGATGAATTTATAAAAGTTACGAGGAGTAAGGCAAGTTTACAAGAGTATCTTGAAACCTTGCCAAACTCAAAAGTAACATTTAACGAAATAGAAAAAGATGAAGAAAATAAAAAAGAATTATCCTTAAAAGACTTTTTAAATGAATTTGGTGATACACTAAAAGAAAAAGTATTAAAAAAACTAAATCCTATTTATAACCCTGCTCAAATTGGTGAGTGGGAAAAGAAAGAAAATCATAAGTTAAATAAATTATTAAGAAAACCCTTTAATGCCCAGAGGCACGCTATTTTAGCGTTGGCTAAAGGGTTTTATAAGGAAAACAAAAAATCTCTTATCTTAACCGCTGAAATGGGAACAGGAAAAACAATAATGGGAATGAGTGTTGCATATCTAAATCCCAAAAAGAACAAAAGAACACTTGTTGTTTGTCCTCCCCATTTAGCGGAAAAATGGGTAAGAGAAATAAAGGAAACAATACCTAATGCCAAAGTAAAGGTTTTGAGGTCCATATCTGATATAGACAAATCAAAACCGCAAGGAATTGAGTATTGGGTATTAAAAAACACCACTGCTAAATTACATTACTCTGTAAAATATGTGAAAAGACTGAATGATAATGACACCTTAAATAAATGTCCAGATTGCGGAGTCGAGTTATCTATTGACAATGTAATTGGTAACACAATGCCTAAATGTGCGGTATGTAAAACACCTCTATACTACGCAGATAAAGATAGATTCCGCAGATATGGATTAGCAGAATATATAAAAAGAAAAAAAATAAGAATTGATTTTCTAATATTAGATGAAGTTCACGAATTAAAAGGTGGCGACACTGCGGTTGGTCAAGCAATGGCTAACCTTGTAAGTGTTGCTGATAAAACACTTGCAATGACAGGAACTCTAATGGGCGGATATGCAAAAAACCTTTTCTATATCCTTTTTAGAATGTTTACGAAAAGGTTTATAGAAAAGGGATATACTCATAGTTCCGTAACATCTTTTGAAAGGAACTATGGGGTAATTGAAGAAACAAGAGTGTATGTAAAAGACTCTGGTAGAAGCTCTTCTATTGGAGCAAGGTTAAAGAGTGTTAAAGTTCACTCAAAACCGGGTATGTCCCCAGGACTTCTACCAGAATTTATTTTAGATAGCACTTATTTTATGAAGTTGTCAGATGTTTCGGATCAGCTACCTGAATATTCGGAATATCTGATAGGTGTTGAAATGGATGAATTACAATATGACATCTACAAGCATTTTGAAAATTCGCTTGTAGATGAAGTTAAAAGGTTGTTGGTTGTTGGAAGCACAAGGCTATTGGGAGCAATGGTTAATTCTCTTTACGCTTTGCCTGATGGGGCAAGACGAGGTGAAATTGCTATTGATCCAGCAACCAAAGAAGAGATTGCTGTTGCACCACCAATAGATTTGTATATGCTTCCAAAAGAAAAAAAGCTAATAGAACTAATAATGAAAGAAAAACAAAAGAACCGTAAGTGTGCCATATTTCTAGAACACACAGGCACAAGAGATTTAATTCCTGATTTAGTCGAAAGACTTGAAAATAACGGGATAAAAACTCTTGTGTTAAGGAGTGGTTCTCCTGCAACAGACAAACGGGAAGCATGGATAAAAAGAAAATTAAAGGAAAATCCAGATACAGATGTTCTAATCTGTAATCCTAACCTTGTTAAGACAGGGTTAGATTTATTGGATTTTCCTACAATTATATTTTTTCAAACAGGGTATAACATATATACCCTAAGACAGGCTTCTCGTAGGTCATGGAGAATTGGGCAAAAACAACCCGTTAGGGTGTATTATATGTATTACAATGATACTATGCAGGAAAGGGCAATGAAGCTGATAGCGACAAAAATGGAAACTTCTCTTGCAGTAGAAGGTGATTTATCCGAAAACGGTTTGACATCTCTTTCTGAAGGCGAATCAATGACAATTCAAATGGCTAAAGCACTTGTTGATGGTGATAAAGATAATAAGAAACTTGAAGATATATTCTCATCTTATAGAGAAAAGGATATGACAACTGATTTAGAGTTAGATGAGACATACGAAATAGTAAATCTTACTGAAATTGAAAGAAAAGAAATTAAAACCTCAAAGGGTAAGACAAGGACAATTGAAACAGGAATTGAAACTGTTATAGAAAAAGCATGGGAAAATGCTAAAAAGAAAGAAGTTGGTAACTATACACTAGAGTATGTAACGATTGATGACTTATTAAAAGCATTAGAAATAGAAGAAGTGGCTTAG
- a CDS encoding RNA-guided endonuclease InsQ/TnpB family protein, with product MQLAHKIRLDPNNKQITYFKKACGVARFVWNWALENWEKQYKTGKKPNALELKKQFNSIKRKEYPFVLEVTKYASQQPFLQLQEAFGRYFKGLARKPRFKKKKSNKDSFYIGGDQIKVHDNKVRIPKLGWVRMRENLRFNGKILNATVSCKAGKWFISFTIDVVQNPYQPCENQAEVGVDLGIEKLAVLSDGTFFENIKTLNRYEKRLKRLQRQLSRKQKGSNRYKKQVVRIEKLYYRIRNIRSDYLHKITTYLTKNYKTIVIEDLNVKGLLKNHHLAKAISDVGFHELKRQLEYKTQLRGNNLIIVNRWFPSSKICSKCGYVNYNLKLSDRTFKCPNCGLVINRDLNAAINLLNYGRVSSTRTYTPVERGSVDDRSLVLPKKHPLAEAGTQQNLTMVRFE from the coding sequence ATGCAGTTAGCTCACAAAATTAGGTTAGACCCTAATAATAAGCAAATAACATACTTTAAAAAAGCCTGCGGTGTAGCCAGATTTGTATGGAATTGGGCTTTAGAGAATTGGGAAAAACAGTATAAAACTGGCAAAAAGCCAAACGCTTTAGAGCTCAAAAAGCAATTCAACTCTATAAAAAGAAAAGAATACCCCTTTGTTTTAGAGGTAACAAAATACGCCTCTCAACAGCCATTTTTACAACTACAAGAAGCTTTTGGTAGATATTTTAAAGGATTAGCCAGAAAACCAAGATTTAAAAAGAAAAAGTCCAATAAAGATAGTTTTTACATCGGTGGAGACCAGATAAAAGTACACGACAACAAAGTGAGAATACCAAAACTCGGTTGGGTAAGAATGAGGGAAAACTTAAGGTTTAACGGTAAAATCCTAAATGCAACCGTATCCTGCAAAGCTGGTAAGTGGTTTATATCTTTTACTATTGATGTGGTTCAAAACCCATACCAACCCTGCGAGAACCAAGCAGAGGTTGGTGTGGATTTGGGAATAGAAAAACTTGCAGTGCTGTCTGATGGGACTTTTTTTGAAAATATCAAAACTCTAAACAGGTATGAAAAGCGTTTAAAAAGATTACAGCGTCAGCTTTCAAGGAAACAAAAAGGCTCTAACAGATACAAAAAACAGGTTGTAAGGATAGAAAAACTATACTATAGAATAAGAAACATTCGCAGTGATTATCTGCATAAAATAACCACTTATCTAACCAAAAATTACAAAACCATTGTGATTGAGGACTTAAATGTAAAAGGTTTACTTAAAAATCACCATCTTGCCAAAGCTATATCGGATGTAGGTTTCCATGAACTTAAAAGACAACTTGAATACAAAACACAACTAAGAGGCAACAACCTTATTATTGTAAATAGGTGGTTTCCAAGCTCTAAGATCTGTTCAAAGTGCGGCTATGTAAATTACAACTTAAAATTAAGCGACAGAACCTTCAAGTGTCCTAACTGTGGTTTGGTAATTAATAGAGACTTAAACGCCGCTATCAACCTGTTAAATTACGGTAGGGTGAGTTCCACCCGAACCTATACGCCTGTGGAGAGAGGCTCTGTGGACGACCGTAGCCTTGTGCTACCTAAGAAGCACCCTCTCGCTGAAGCAGGAACTCAGCAAAACCTAACTATGGTTAGGTTTGAGTAA